The window TGCAACCGCGGGCTTACTCAATACGCGGTTTAAGGAACTGCTTGAAGCGACACATGATGTTGTGACTATTTCAAGGCTAGGTTTATGAAATTCCGCGACATAACAATGGGCAAATGGTCACAAACTATTTCACTAGCAGGCTATTTACTCACCCTCTCACTATTCTCACTTAATGCATTAGCGGCAACCGAGTTTAAGATTATTGACTTACAACATCATTTTGCTGAAGACATTCTGCCTATCATTCAACCTTTAGTCGGCAGCGATGGCACTGCAACTGGCATGCAGAACCACTTAATCATTCGTGCTAGCCCTGAAAAAATGATAGAAATAGAGCAAATTATCTCTACATTAGACGTTGAACGCCAAAATCTTAGAATTACCGTAAGTCACCAAAATAATTTACAGACTAACAATGATAACGTTGCTGTGAGTGGCCGCAAGCGCATAGGTAACGTCACCATAGGAACGAATAAATATCCAAGAAATGCAGCTGATGGCGTTCAGCTAGATATTGAAAACAATCAAAGTAGCATACGCAGCAATGGTAACCAATTCATCAACGTGATGGATGGTGAACGCGCATTTATTCGAGTTGGGCGATCAGTACCATATACCCAAGAATGGGTCACGCTAACCCAGCGCTATACAAGTATTCAGCGCACAACGGAATTCGCGGATATCAGTACTGGATTCTCCGTGCGGCCTCGTAGCATAGGCAATCAAGTCGAACTAGAAATCACACCAAGAATTGCACAGCTCAACCAAAATAAATACATAGACTTTGAAGAGCTCAGTACCATTGTTAGAGTGAATCGTGGCGAATGGCTTGATTTAGGTGGAACCATGCAACAAAAAGATGAGGTCAGCCGCGCTATTTTAAGTAGACAAAATGGCCAACAATCTCAGAGCAATGCACTGTCTATTCGTGTGGAGTAGGGCAAAATTGATACAAAACTGTTAATTGTTGTGAAAATAATACATTTTGTTGGAAATTTTGTCGTTTTCTTCTTGAAATACACTGGTTTTTTAAAAAAAAACTGGTAAAATTTGTGTCACTCGGTATAGCTAATTAGGTAAAACTTTTAAGCGGTTATCGAAAAAAGTTTTTTTAACTAGTTATAAACCTTAAGGAATAAAAAATGACACGTTCTATTTTACTTGCTGCATTGTTAGCTCTTGCTTTAACTGCTTGTGGCGAAAAAGCTGCTGAAACTCCTGCTGCTGCTGCTGCTGATGCAGCTGCTGCTGCTGCACCTGCTGCTGCTGAAGCTGCTGCACCTGCTGCTGCCGAAGCTGCTGCACCTGCTGCTGCTGAAGCTGCTGCGCCTGCTGCTGCCGAAGCTGCTGCGCCTGCTGCTGCTGAAGCTGCTGCGCCTGCTGCTGCCGAAGCTGCTAAGTAATTAGCATTTAGTCAGAAGTGAAAAAAGCCGACTCTTAGTCGGCTTTTTTACGTCCATCGCTTCTATATTGACTCTGCTCAGCTCGAAGTAATCTCCCTCCAATCAAAACCTTGCAGCTGATCAGCAATTCCCACCCAATCGTCTTCACAACCAAGTACATTTGCCAAGCTTGACCTAGCCAGCGCGGGCGTATTGTTTTTTGCACTTAGGTGTGCGGCCAAAATGTGTTGCAACTGACTGTTATCTAATTTTGATAATAAATTTGCTGAATCTAAATTTTCTAGATGCCCTAAATCACCGCCTACACGCTTTTTGAGCGCCCAGCTATATGGCCCAGTTTGCAACATACTGGCATCATGATTACACTCTAACACCAGTGCTCTACAACCACTTAACCTTTCAACGATATGCGGCGTTGTGCGACCAACGTCCGTAAGTACGCCTAACTTGTGATTACCATCAGAAAAAACGCATTGCATCGGTTCGCGTGCATCATGCGGCACGGGGTATGGCTGAACATGAATATCGCCCACAGAAAATTCGCTATGACTATCAACAACATTCAATTGAAGATCATGCTGTATGGGGATATATCTGCTGGACATTTTAAGTGTGCCATAGGTGAGCCACACAGGGATTTTGTACTTAGCGGCAAACTTAAATGCGCCGCCAGCGTGATCATCATGTTCATGCGTAATGACGATGCCAGCTAAATCATCTGGCTGTAGACTTAAGCGTGCCAGCCTAGCTAGCGTTTCTTTAATACTAAACCCACAATCCAACATAAGTCTAGTTTGATTGACTTCTACGACTAGCGCATTGCCAGCACTGCCACTACCGAGCGAAGCAAAGCGCATCGTATTTACCTAGGCCAACACCTCCTAGATAAGTCTATTTTAACTGCTCGTACATTAGCGCAACAATGCGGTTTGCCGTAGTCGTCTTAACGCGGCCTCCGTCTTTATCAACCACTGTCACCGTAGTACCGCCTTTTTCACCATCAGCTACTTTGATGCGATATTGTTTTTCTGGGTTAGTTTTTTGTTTGTCGTCACTACCCCAAAATTTGAGTTTCTCAACCATACTTTTTTCTTCTTTGGCTTCTTTACTAGGCCCAGAAGTTTCTTTTTTGTCATCATCGCCCCAGAACTTCAAGGTTTCAAATAACCCTTTCTTTTTCTGTGGCGTATCATCGATATCGACATCGGCATAACGTACAAAGAATAGTCCATTTGAGCGATCTTTATCTTCAATCACAAAGCCCACTCGGTCTAAAGCTAAACCAACTCGACGCCATGCACGGTCAAAAGCATCATTTAACACTAAGGTCGCACTACCATCTGCTTCTTTAATAACGTCTGCACGTTTTGGTGTTGTAGCTTGCGCCAATATTGTTTTAGATTTTTGTTCTTCAACGCCAAGTTTTACCATTAAGCGACGTAATAACTCAGCATCTAATTCAGCATCTCTGGCATCAGCTGTCACTGCAGTTTTTGCATCAGCTCTATAGCCAGTATCAATCTCACCTAGTTGCGTTTGTACACGATTTTTACCGTCATCCGGTGCTCCGCTCACTGAGCGATGCGTCATGTAGATTTCAGTCGTATTCGCTTCATCACCACGATCTAAACGCGTACGGAATTTCTTCTTATCAGCCAAACCAGATAACCTATCTAGCCATTTATCAAACTTTTCGCCCACATTGCCTGACTCATCTTTTTTAATGGCATCAGCATCAATCCATTCAGTTTCCATCACGCCGATTTGCGCATCTTCTGAACGCACAGCAAATCCTTGGTCTGTCCAGAACTCGCGTATCACAGGCCAGATCTTTTCAGCAGGAGCATTGACTACCAACCAACGCTGCGCGCCAGCTCGTTCTAATCTAACACCATCAGGATTTGTTAGCACCTTCTCGACACCAGCTTCTTGGCTATCTTGCGCTTGGCTATAAGTTGAATAGCTAGTATTACCAGGAATTGAATATGCATCGCTCACTGGGCTTGCGGTTAAGTCTGGCGGCACTTCTAATGGTTTAGATCTACTAGCGCCTTTATAATCTGATTCGTTATTGATAAAGGGAATAGAATCGCAACCGACTAAAGTGGCAGTGAGTAGCATGTAAATGGCAGTACGCTTGATATGCATTTGTTTCATTCAGACCTCTTGAGAAAACGACTTTAACTTTATGTAAAAAGTGCTTTATATATAAAGTATTGCTTATAAAATACCAGCTGGTTTGCAAGCATTGCGTAATACATCATGATATTGCGCAGACAATTGCACCATAGGTAAGCGAATACCCATTTTAATTAAACCCATTTGCGCCAACACCCATTTCACTGGCATTGGGTTGGCTTCGACAAATAATTTTTGATGTAACTGGAATAACTTAGCATTAATTTCACGTGCTTTAATCGCATCACCCGCAACAGCCGCAACACACATTTCGTGCATTAATTTTGGCGCTACATTACCAGTCACCGTAATCACGCCTTTACCACCAAGCAGCATTAAAGACATTGCGGTAGCATCATCGCCACTTAACACAGCAAAGTCTTTTGGCGCACGTAAAATCAGATCAGTTCCACGCTCGATGCCACCAGTGGCATCTTTAATACCGATAATATTTTTATGAGCAGCTAGGCGTAGTGTAGTGTCATTACTAAGGTCACAACCCGTGCGCCCTGGTACATTGTATAGAATTTGTGGAATATCTACTGCGTTGGCGATTGCCATAAAATGCTGATATAAACCTTCTTGCGTAGGTTTGTTGTAGTAAGGCGCTACCAACAAGCAAGCATCGACGCCAAGCTCTTTGGCTTTCTGCGTGAGTTCGATGGCTTCTTTAGTAGAATTGGCGCCAGTTCCCGCAATGACGGGTACTCTACCATTCACTTGACTCACAGCCGTCTTTATCAACAAGCAATGTTCATCAAAATCTACTGTAGGAGATTCGCCTGTAGTGCCTACAATAACAATACCATCAGTACCTTGATCAATATGATAATCAATCAATGCATTCAGAGAAGGTATATCTAAACGTCCGTCATCAAACATTGGCGTAACAATAGCAACTAAACTACCTTGAGCAATTAAACTACCCTGCGACATAGCAAACCTAAACTATTTGTAATTCAGTATTTTAACTTAAAAGCCAAGTAAATAAACAGCTTCTATATGCAAACTTATTTACCCGCTAATTTGCTGATTGCTAATGGATATTCAATAGAGTTATATCTGTATAATTATACATACTTTATTAAGCGCAAAACTTAGCGTCTTATTAGGCGTCATAGTACTATTAGCGCTATTTTCACAGGTATTTTTAGGATTCGCGACCAAGCTTAAACGCGGTATAATTCGCACTGGTTTACTTAGCATTATTTACTTAATCAGTATTGCACAGAAGCTTATATGACTATTGATTTTCACCACTACATTATGATTTTGATTGGCACAGTGCTTGTAAACAACATTGTACTGGTCAAAATTCTAGGGCTTTGCCCATTTATGGGTGTTTCTAAAAAACTGGAAGCGTCAATTGGCATGGCAGGCGCCACTGCATTTGTGTTGAGTATAGGCTCCATGACAAGCTGGGGCGTCAATCAGTATTTGCTTGAACCGAACAACTTGCAGTACCTACGCACACTCTCATTCATCGTCATTATCGCCAGCGTGGTGCAGCTTACCGAAATGATTATGGAAAAGAATTTTCCTCCGCTATATCAAGGCTTGGGGATATTTTTACCTTTAATTACCACCAACTGCGCAGTGCTCGGCATTCCATTATTGAATGCGCAAGCCAGCCATAGCTTTCTTGAATCTTTACTGTTTGGTATGGGCGGCGCGATTGGCTTTTCACTTGTGCTCATCTTATTTGCATCCATGCGGGAAAGACTAGAAGCAGCTGATGTACCTGTCGTGCTAAGAGGCTCTGCAATTGCTATGGTGACCGCGGCACTAATGAGTTTAGCTTTTATGGGTTTTGCTGGCCTAGACAAGTATTAAGCTAAATATTAAGTACTCAAGAATCTCTACATGTTAATTTCACTTTACATCATGCTTGGCCTTGCTCTGGTGCTAGGCACCTTATTAGGCATAGCCGCTTTGCTATTCAAGGTCGAAGGCGATCCGCTGGTAGCGCGTATCGATGCTATCTTGCCACAAACACAATGTGGCCAATGCGGCTACCCAGGCTGCAAGCCTTATGCGACTGCCATCGCAGCAGGTGAGGCTGACATCAATCAATGCCCACCTGGTGGCGATGCTGGCGCTCATGCATTGGCCGATTTGATGGGCGTAGAATACAAGCCGATCAATGCAGCTAATGGTGTAGAAAAACCCAAAGCAGTAGCATTTATTGATGAAGCTACATGTATTGGCTGCACGTTATGCATACAAGCCTGCCCAGTAGATGCGATTCTAGGTGCAGCAAAACACATGCACACTATCATTAGCTCTGAATGTACTGGTTGCGAGCTATGTTTGGCGCCTTGCCCAGTGGACTGTATTACGATGGTACCAATCGCAGAAAATCCTGATAACTGGAAATGGAAATATCCGGTCATACCCATTACTGCCATGCCTTTTGAAACTCAGAACGCCAACTAATGATAGAAATTAACACTAGACAATATAAATAACACCAAGATAAATAAAACTTAAGCATGAATGCAATTATCAACTTTGCGAGCAATTTAATTCGCGGCGTCTCTAGCAATAAGGATGTCTTTAAATTCAATGGTGGCGTGCATCCGCATGATCACAAGGCAGAGTCGACCACGCTGCCTATCGCCCAGCTTGCCATGCCTGAGAAGCTGACACTGCCGTTGCGCCAGCATGTAGGTTATATCCCTAAAGTTTTAGTGCAGGTAGGCGACTCTGTGCTAAAAGGTCAGATGCTTGCCGAACCAGAAGGCACGGTATCTGCGGCGATTCATGCACCGACTTCTGGCATGATTACAGCGATTAGTGAGCAAGTCATTCCTCATCCATCAGGTCTGCCTGATATGTGCATCACGCTAACACCCGATGGCAAAGATACTTGGACACAATTACAACCAGCGGGCTGGCGAAATGCAGATAAAAAACTGCTGGTAGATAGCTTACGCTCATCAGGCATTGTTGGCTTAGGCGGCGCGACTTTCCCTACGCACATTAAATTGCGTACCAACGGCAAATCTAACGTACATACTTTAGTAATTAACGCAGCTGAGTGCGAACCTTATATCACTTGCGATGACATGCTGATGCGCGAGCGGTCAGACCAAGTCATCAAAGGCATAGAAATCGTACAACATTTGCTTGGTGCAGAAAAATGCATCATAGGTATTGAAGACAATAAACCTCAAGCAGCCAGTGCAATGACAACAGCATGCGCCGATAAAGCGATGCAAGTAAAAGTCGTCCCTACGCTTTACCCAAGTGGCGATGCGCGACGCTTGATTCACCTGTTACTTGATATTGAAATTCCGAATGACAAGCGCTCGACTGACGTTGGCATACAAGTTTTTAACATCGCTACAGTGCTCGCGGTTTATCGCTACTTTGAGTTTGGCGAACCAGCCATTAACCGCATAGTGACGATGACCGGTAATGTTGTTAAGCCACAGAACTTTGAAGTGTTATTTGGCACACCGCTACAATCATTAATAGCCGCAGCTGGCGGCGCTAAAGCGGACACTACGCACTACATCATGGGCGGCCCAATGATGGGCTTTGATTTGCCTAACGAGCAAGTGCCAATTACGAAAGCGGCAAACTGCATTATTGCTGCCGCACCAGATTTATTTGCAGCGCCACCACCAGCGATGCCCTGCATACGTTGTGCACGTTGCGCTGATGCTTGCCCAGTTAACCTGCAACCGCAAGAGCTGTATTGGTTTTCAAAAGCAGATAATTTTGAAAAAGCGCGCGACTATCATTTATTTGACTGCATAGAATGTGGCTGCTGCACCTATGTGTGCCCAAGCGACATTCCATTGGTGCAGTATTATCGCTATGCAAAAAGTGAAATTATCGCCTTGGATAAAGCCAAAGAGGCCGCCGATTTAGCGCGCGAACGTAATGACTTTAGGTTAGCGCGAATTGAACGTGAAAAATTAGAACGTGCGCAAAAACATGCAGAACGTGCGCAAGCTGGCAAAGCAGAAGCTAAACCTGCTGAAACTGCTACGGAAGCTACTAAAGAACAACTCGCAGAAAAGCAAGAAACTGCACCTAATGTTGAAACGACTACTTTGGCACCTAGCGATAAACAAGCTGCGATTGCCGCAGCAATTGCACGGGCTAAAGCACAAAAATTAGCCTCGGCAAATGCAGCAGAGTCACCAACAGAGAATGTTGCGGCAACTGAAATTGCTAAAACGCCAGAAGTGGAAGCCGCCGAGTTAAAAGCAAAGCAAGATAAACAAGCACTTATCGCCGCTGCGATTGAGCGTGCAAAAGCACAAAAGTTAGCAGCTGCACAAGCTGGTGTGACGCCAAAAAATGTAGAAAACGTCAGCGCAGCAGTCCAGGCAGAAATTAATGAAACGGATGCGTTACGCGAAAAAGTAAAACTAGCTACAGAAAACAAAAAGCCTGAATAACCCAAAAAGCCTGAATCAATAGGAATAACCATTTGAACCGCTCACCCTACATTACCGACGCCCCAACCGTCAGCGTTATTATGCTCAAAGTGCTGCTGGCGCTGGTGCCTGGCATTATCGCGTACACATGGATTTACGGTGGCGGCATTTTAGTGTCGCTGATAATTGCAACTACAACGGCTTTGGCTGCAGAAGCCCTATTACTTAAA is drawn from Methylotenera versatilis 301 and contains these coding sequences:
- the rsxA gene encoding electron transport complex subunit RsxA; translated protein: MTIDFHHYIMILIGTVLVNNIVLVKILGLCPFMGVSKKLEASIGMAGATAFVLSIGSMTSWGVNQYLLEPNNLQYLRTLSFIVIIASVVQLTEMIMEKNFPPLYQGLGIFLPLITTNCAVLGIPLLNAQASHSFLESLLFGMGGAIGFSLVLILFASMRERLEAADVPVVLRGSAIAMVTAALMSLAFMGFAGLDKY
- the rsxB gene encoding electron transport complex subunit RsxB — its product is MLISLYIMLGLALVLGTLLGIAALLFKVEGDPLVARIDAILPQTQCGQCGYPGCKPYATAIAAGEADINQCPPGGDAGAHALADLMGVEYKPINAANGVEKPKAVAFIDEATCIGCTLCIQACPVDAILGAAKHMHTIISSECTGCELCLAPCPVDCITMVPIAENPDNWKWKYPVIPITAMPFETQNAN
- a CDS encoding MBL fold metallo-hydrolase, translating into MRFASLGSGSAGNALVVEVNQTRLMLDCGFSIKETLARLARLSLQPDDLAGIVITHEHDDHAGGAFKFAAKYKIPVWLTYGTLKMSSRYIPIQHDLQLNVVDSHSEFSVGDIHVQPYPVPHDAREPMQCVFSDGNHKLGVLTDVGRTTPHIVERLSGCRALVLECNHDASMLQTGPYSWALKKRVGGDLGHLENLDSANLLSKLDNSQLQHILAAHLSAKNNTPALARSSLANVLGCEDDWVGIADQLQGFDWREITSS
- a CDS encoding secretin N-terminal domain-containing protein; amino-acid sequence: MKFRDITMGKWSQTISLAGYLLTLSLFSLNALAATEFKIIDLQHHFAEDILPIIQPLVGSDGTATGMQNHLIIRASPEKMIEIEQIISTLDVERQNLRITVSHQNNLQTNNDNVAVSGRKRIGNVTIGTNKYPRNAADGVQLDIENNQSSIRSNGNQFINVMDGERAFIRVGRSVPYTQEWVTLTQRYTSIQRTTEFADISTGFSVRPRSIGNQVELEITPRIAQLNQNKYIDFEELSTIVRVNRGEWLDLGGTMQQKDEVSRAILSRQNGQQSQSNALSIRVE
- the bamC gene encoding outer membrane protein assembly factor BamC, which produces MKQMHIKRTAIYMLLTATLVGCDSIPFINNESDYKGASRSKPLEVPPDLTASPVSDAYSIPGNTSYSTYSQAQDSQEAGVEKVLTNPDGVRLERAGAQRWLVVNAPAEKIWPVIREFWTDQGFAVRSEDAQIGVMETEWIDADAIKKDESGNVGEKFDKWLDRLSGLADKKKFRTRLDRGDEANTTEIYMTHRSVSGAPDDGKNRVQTQLGEIDTGYRADAKTAVTADARDAELDAELLRRLMVKLGVEEQKSKTILAQATTPKRADVIKEADGSATLVLNDAFDRAWRRVGLALDRVGFVIEDKDRSNGLFFVRYADVDIDDTPQKKKGLFETLKFWGDDDKKETSGPSKEAKEEKSMVEKLKFWGSDDKQKTNPEKQYRIKVADGEKGGTTVTVVDKDGGRVKTTTANRIVALMYEQLK
- the rsxC gene encoding electron transport complex subunit RsxC; its protein translation is MNAIINFASNLIRGVSSNKDVFKFNGGVHPHDHKAESTTLPIAQLAMPEKLTLPLRQHVGYIPKVLVQVGDSVLKGQMLAEPEGTVSAAIHAPTSGMITAISEQVIPHPSGLPDMCITLTPDGKDTWTQLQPAGWRNADKKLLVDSLRSSGIVGLGGATFPTHIKLRTNGKSNVHTLVINAAECEPYITCDDMLMRERSDQVIKGIEIVQHLLGAEKCIIGIEDNKPQAASAMTTACADKAMQVKVVPTLYPSGDARRLIHLLLDIEIPNDKRSTDVGIQVFNIATVLAVYRYFEFGEPAINRIVTMTGNVVKPQNFEVLFGTPLQSLIAAAGGAKADTTHYIMGGPMMGFDLPNEQVPITKAANCIIAAAPDLFAAPPPAMPCIRCARCADACPVNLQPQELYWFSKADNFEKARDYHLFDCIECGCCTYVCPSDIPLVQYYRYAKSEIIALDKAKEAADLARERNDFRLARIEREKLERAQKHAERAQAGKAEAKPAETATEATKEQLAEKQETAPNVETTTLAPSDKQAAIAAAIARAKAQKLASANAAESPTENVAATEIAKTPEVEAAELKAKQDKQALIAAAIERAKAQKLAAAQAGVTPKNVENVSAAVQAEINETDALREKVKLATENKKPE
- the dapA gene encoding 4-hydroxy-tetrahydrodipicolinate synthase, with translation MAQGSLVAIVTPMFDDGRLDIPSLNALIDYHIDQGTDGIVIVGTTGESPTVDFDEHCLLIKTAVSQVNGRVPVIAGTGANSTKEAIELTQKAKELGVDACLLVAPYYNKPTQEGLYQHFMAIANAVDIPQILYNVPGRTGCDLSNDTTLRLAAHKNIIGIKDATGGIERGTDLILRAPKDFAVLSGDDATAMSLMLLGGKGVITVTGNVAPKLMHEMCVAAVAGDAIKAREINAKLFQLHQKLFVEANPMPVKWVLAQMGLIKMGIRLPMVQLSAQYHDVLRNACKPAGIL